A segment of the Tachysurus vachellii isolate PV-2020 chromosome 18, HZAU_Pvac_v1, whole genome shotgun sequence genome:
TGGAAGTGATTTTGCACTTTCATGTCTGTTCTTCACCATAGTAGTGTGATGCCtcgattacacacacacacacacacacacagggtgtgtGACCTACAGGGTCTACCTTAAGGCTTGAGAAAGCTATAAATTCAAAGATTGTGTTTATGAAAAAGtcaatttattttctaattattttcagATTCAGCCCggtagcttttttttctcagaagtCTTCAGTTCTCTGAAACATAATTATGTTCTAAATAAAACTAATCAGTGGTGAATCAGTTACTGGTTCCTTCCACCACTTACATTAAACAGCTGCGTCGAAAACGTGGAAAATGAATGTGAGACTTTCTGCTGTTTCTACGTCTCAAacgttctttattttgtttacaagTTTCTTGTCAGAAAGCTGTGCAAAGCGCATGTGTACTCTCGACTCGGTTCCCCCCGTTTATCTGATTATACTCAGAAATAAAATCCAGCGAGTGTTAAATTAAAACCCATCACATGCCTTTTCATCTGAAGTCTCTGCGCCTGAAATCTTTCACCAGAACTCTCACATTCATTTCAGTTCTTCAGAAAAGATACCAGACCCTGAGAGATGCAAAAGAGATATCTCACAGCTGCTTTGTTCTCGAGCAGATTTCCGTCATTGTCCACCACACTCAGTTTCACCCCGAGGTGCTTCTCAGTAAGCACTTACGCTTTCAagattaaaagaagaagaatgagaagaagaagcaggaaGCTTTCAAGAACTCATTCATGAGTCAGAAGAAATTCATATGCTGTCATTAGGTGCAGAACCTGGAACTAAGACCGTCTCAGAGTCGTGTTAAAGGGGAAACGAATCAAAAAAATAAGCTGGATTCCTTTTAGAAAATGATTTATATGTGGTTGAGTTGATGGTGTCAGAAACGAGGAGATAAAAAGCGCAAACATTTTCGattagagagatagatagatttttttttttttaatccaacacAACCataaaaaagagatttaaaataGAATTCTCCAGCTGTAAAGTTTATTCTACagctaataaatatatactataaaacATAACCATTAAAACTTCAACTATAAAACTAGAAAAtctaacaaaaataatttacaattaaaaaaaaaaatatatggaaGAATATTCTACAAGCGCTAAAAACAAATAACttctacaaatatatattttaaaaaaaaaaaggtttcccaCCATTCAGAGAAATGTATAAACTGTTAAACAATCATCTAACTGTGGATAATCTAATCTTTCCTTTTTCCCTTCCAAGCCAGGAAACATACAAAGTGACATGTACAAAGCAAACAGATCTGTGTGAAAGAAATCACTTCCTTCTGCGTCAAACATTATTACCACTGATCAGCTCCAGTTTACGGTACAGCAACACCCAAGACACAAAGCCTTATCTCGGTCTTACTCACTTTCTGAGTAAAGCAATTTATTGCcactgcgagagagagagagtgtgtgtgtgtgttctcctcaACAGGCTCCGCCCACCCTCTGTTTCTTGTAAATGCATGTCTGAGCCATGAAGTGATTACGGTCACTGCAGCTCTGCCACTTAAACCCTGTTTCTGCTCAGATGAGTCAGTGTAGCACGTGTGTCATTTCAGGAACGCAGGTACATCAAGAGACGTAATCTAGAGGACAAGgatgttttaaaaaagcaaCAGAAACAAAGTCACAATGACATAGTGAGAAGAGTCCCCTGTTCTTAGGAAACGCTAGATCCTCTTTCAGTCGAGTGACAAAATTACTAGGAAGGGCTTTGTATACACACCTAATACACTGGAACCGTGTCAAAGTTACCGAATGagatttttacatttccagTTGGATTCGTTTCGTTTTGAACGCGTAGGATTTAAACATGAGAGATTTTAATTGTGATATCTTGACGTGTCTGTAAAAGAATAAAGGTTCCACTGATTCTCTTGTGAGGGTTCAAGCTCCCTGAGATTTCTGGCAACACTCCTACGAGATCTTGAAGAATAGCTTTGTTTACAAACTGAAAGTACGACTTCAGATCTTTGCGATCTAAACAATGATCTTTGTGTGCGCTTTGGTTGTGAATCTAATATTCccatgtctgtttgtctgtttgtctgtttgtctgtccttTCCCCTCCCCATGTAGACGAGTGATGAATAAaacaagcattaaaaaaagcCATATGTGTTTTACAATGGtttgaaaatacatttattattattaatattattattattataaaaatactgGTAAAGAAATATAGCTTTTTGcatagcaaaaataaaatcacaggaAGAAGTCATCTCCCTGCATTATAGTGTAAACATTCAACGATAATGTAAACTTCCAACCGTTCAAGTCTTTTCAAAATGTGCTACAAAGTGCCGTATTTCCATAACGAAGCGTTAATGCGTCCGAGCCTTTAGAGCCGATATGGAAAAGAGTGGAGGAAGCCTTTGACGACAGAATTGACCGGAAGTTGATCAATTGCCTGCGCCCCGGATGTTTCTATAATCCGTTTGCGGCAGAGTTCCTGCAGCGAGCGTACGCGCTGCTTCCTGTATGGCCAACGCAGGCTCTTCTTTGCCGAGCTGGAGTAGTGTTCCAGCAGCTGGAAGAGCGTTTCGAACGACTCCTTGCTTCCCATGAGACTGAAACGCGAGCTCTGGAAGTGTATCCGAACGCTGACGGGACCCGAAGGAGCCCTGTAGCTCAGCGTAAAGAAAATATCCTTCTGTTGACTGTCTCTGATCAGGAACGTTCCCACAGGTTCCTTCTTGAGCTTGTGGTGGGCCTCCTCGACTGTCATGGGCCCCCAGTAGAACCCGCTTTCCTCCAGCATGGCTGTGGTCTTGACAATGGTCTTGAAGTCGCTCTCACTCTTGAATGAGCGAAAGTGCGTGCGGTTTTCCGTGTGTACGAGCGGGGCTCGGCGATCCGCTGAAGTGCCTGACGTGTCTTCCACGGCGCCGTGCGCTACCATCCTACAGGGAAGACCAGCTCCTGGCGCTGTCTTCCATACCGTAGCGTCATAAAGGTCATCTAGCCGAGGATTGGAAGGTCTGAGGGGTGAGAGGAAAGACAACAGGACTGTGATTTCAGACATTTAGCAGCAGTGTAGTCAAAGTTGATATCTGCATTTGATATTCAAATATCAATATGCAAATAACGCCACAGATCTGAAtttagtttctgtttctttaaacTTTAGATCTCAATCAGCAGCAGTGCTGTGGTTCCTGTTTCTCTAGAAATTAAAAGGATTCGTTCAGTCTAAATAACCGTTGCAACCTTCAGAATAAGATCATCAGGAATTAGATATCTGGCAGCTGTCTGGGGTCTGGATGCTATAGCTAGAGGCCAATACCTGTTATTACACTGTCTGAGAAACACTAATCAACTCCCTCCAGACTCCTATAGATACGACAAACACTGTTAAAGGGCTGTGTTACACTTCTGATTCCAACCAAGTTTCATTTCTTTCAGAACAAAGACACTAaattaaaagcttcttgacttgacttgacttgacttgagtagGGGGACAAGGAATTCTGTACACAGTTCTGGGTCCCACCTAAAACACAACAGACTAAATGGAGATAAAGTTGATGTTGGAACATTTCAGTGTCTGAAATTTCATCTGCAGTGATTATTATTCGTCCTGTGGACCAGACAGCGCTTTGTCCCAAAAGAAAACGGTGACAATAATCTTTCTTTTAGGACGTATTGATGTTTGTTGGGTTTAGGTTTCATGAAATTCCAGGAGACGCTCCTCTAAGCTTTTTCCAGGAACTTGCAGgagaacattttgttttcacaGTGAAAAGTGTTCTGCGCTGAAACGCGACTCCTTTACCAACTAACTACACTGTTAACTCTCTTTATATTAACAGTGATCTATTAAGCTCAGATTCTAAAGTTCTTCTAAAacctggcacacacacagatacgcgcgcacacacacaaatatatacatgaacacacacacacacatatatatatacacgcacacacaaacacacacacagatatatacacgctcgcgcagacacacacacacacactcttgcacacacacacacacaccgctatCTGGCTTTAGTTGGGGGTAAAATGATGTCAGCTCTTACCGTTAATCATCACCgagtgtaagagagagcaggagaccGGGGGAACATTGACGGTTCTGTGTATAAACTCCACACCGCACTGAGTTAATGCCATCAGCATGAAGCCTGAATGCGGTTCTCGCGTGAATCCGAGCTTTGGGAGCGGAGCGGCGTTTTTAAGGCCTGAGCTCCAcctctttctatctctgtctgtctctccctccctctctctctctctctctctctcacacacacacacacagacacacacacacatgtacaatgCATTTCCCGGAAAGTTTGCTTTCGCTTTAGCTTGAAGCTCTTCTCTGAAATCGTGAGCTTGTGCTTCAAACCGCAGTGCGCGCGCGCGCCTCCGTGACAACACGCGATCCCTGGTTACTATGGCGAccgagcgcgcgcgcgcgcgtttGCGTGTTAGAAAAGCATGTCGTGTCCCTCGCTGTTCCCTTGTGTGCATGTACACGTGAATGTATATTATAGTGACAGAATTGCACTCATATGTGACGCTTCTGTTGAATTATAATTTCCCTTTGTTTTCTTGGCTGAagctgaatgtgtgtttgtgtgtgtgtatctgtgtgtgtgtgtgtgtacatgatgtGTTAAAGGTTAACAGCTTGTTTGTTCACACTGAACCATGAACACCTTTGGTATGAACTGAAACACAGACTATTATAATGTGGTATGTGGTGTTCTACCAGGGcacatggatgtgatggtcaggggtgcacaaacttttgaccatgtagtgtgtgtgtctctgtatgtgtgtcacatGGATGTGATgctcaggggtgcacaaacttttgaccatgtagtgtgtgtgtctctgtatgtgtgtcacatGGATGTGATGCTCAGGGGTGCACAGACTTTTGaccatgtagtgtgtgtgtgtctctgtatgtgtgtcacatggatgtgatggtcgGGGTGCACAGACTTTTGaccatgtagtgtgtgtgtctctgtatgtgtgtcacatggatgtgatggtcgGGGTGCACAGACTTTTGACCATGTagagtgtgtctctctgtatgtgtgtcacatggatgtgatggtcaggggtgcacagacttttgaccatgtagtgtgtgtgtgtctctgtatgtgtgtcacatggatgtgatggtcaggggtgcacagacttttgaccatgtagtgtgtgtgtctctgtatgtgtgtcacatggatgtgatggtcgGGGTGCACAGACTTTTGACCATgtagtgtgtgtctctctgtatgtgtgtcacatggatgtgatggtcaggggtgcacagaCTTTTGACCATGttgagtgtgtctctgtatgtgtgtcacatggatgtgatggtcaggggtgcacaaacttttgaccatgtagtgtgtgtgtgtctctgtatgtgtgtcacatggatgtgatggtcaggggtgcacagacttttgaccatgtagtgtgtgtgtctctgtatgtgtgtcacatggatgtgatggtcaggggtgcacaaacttttgaccatgtagtgtgtgtgtgtctctgtatgtgtgtcacatggatgtgatggtcaggggtgcacagaCTTTTGAccatgtaatgtgtgtgtgtctctgtatgtgtgtcacatggatgtgatggtcaggggtgcacagacttttgaccatgtagtgtgtgtgtgtctctgtatgtgtgtcacatggatgtgatggtcaggggtgcacagacttttgaccatgtagtgtgtgtgtctctgtatgtgtgtcacatggatgtgatggtcgGGGTGCACAGACTTTTGACCATgtagtgtgtgtctctctgtatgtgtgtcacatggatgtgatggtcaggggtgcacaaacttttgaccatgtagtgtgtgtgtgtctctgtatgtgtgtcacatggatgtgatggtcaggggtgcacagacttttgaccatgtagtgtgtgtgtctctgtatgtgtgtcacatggatgtgatggtcaggggtgcacaaacttttgaccatgtagtgtgtgtgtctctgtatgtgtgtcacatggatgtgatggtcaggggtgcacagaCTTTTGAccatgtaatgtgtgtgtgtctctgtatgtgtgtcacatggatgtgatggtcaggggtgcacaaacttttgaccatgttgaatgtgtgtttctgtatgtgtgtcacatggatgtgatggtcaggggtgcacaaacttttgaccatgttgagtgtgtgtctctgtatgtgtgtcacatggatgtgatggtcaggggtgcacagaCTTTTGaccatgttgagtgtgtgtctctgtatgtgtgtcacatggatgtgatggtcaggggtgcacagaCTTTTGaccatgttgagtgtgtgtctctgtatgtgtgtatgcctACTGGAGCATGCATATGTTACCAGTCTGCACTGTCACCATGCGGTTAACaacaaaaatagtaataatcATAAAATGATACTGTTATAGCACTAAAGTTATACACTGcttattaaacactttattactCTCTCATTTTAACTAAAGTTCTGTGTCCCTGCAGGAGATCCTGTACAGAACGTCTCTGTATCcgtttattaagtttattagaGCGGGTGTTTGTGCAGAAACGTTCTGAGACGTTCACACGCCGCGTTGTGTCGCCAGACTGTTGCGTTCTAACGTCTGGAAGTGCTGTAATAAGGACAGGggacagagctgctgttagttTCGTTTCTGAGCAGCGGAGACGTTTAGAGTGTACACTGTGTATTTAAACCTCTGCACCTGAACCCTGCACAGTAAACCCAGGTTCATTAGGACGTGTACACGCTTCTTAAGTTCTCTTTTACAAATGCTTCTAACAATGATTTCATCGTGAAACTGAAatgcctaacacacacacacacgcacacacacacacaggcatgctgAGTCGTGGCCTTAATGCCAAATGAACTGCTTTCATTTCTGTAGAGTTTCTCAGAAATGCTCGTGTTTACTTGGTGTTAGATCAGACATCCTTCTTTTACATATGGCTGATAAGattagatcacacacacatcagttccTCTGTGAATCTTCTTCCCTTCTAAGCAACTGGGTCCTTTTGGGGAAATTGggatttttgtcatttattgcaTTATGTCTCATATCAGTTTTTAATCACCACATGATGGATTTTGACACAATTTACTTTTCCAAAGCCTACAggttgtctgtttattttattcattcattaatgtgtacaattaattaattttgtatttttttttgtgtgatataAATTTGATAAACTATATTATTGTACtaaaaactatatttttttaaaagaaaatctcGAACATTACTTTTAATGTCACCTTAAACCTGATGAACTACAGCAGTGACAGCTGTTTAAAAATGAAGgtgtttaaaaatgtgatgcctttattattatttatctattatgTAAATTTGCATGCATGAACCTGAACAGGCAACTAAACGAGGTTACTGGGTCACAGTGtgcatgtgcgtatgtgtgttgtgtgtgggtatgtgtgttgtgtttgtttgtgtgcgtatgtgtgttgtgtatgtgtgttgtatttgtgtgtgcgtgcatgtgcatgtgtgtttttgtgtgtgtgttgtgtgtacgtatgtgttttgtgtgtgtgcgcatgtgcgtatgtgtgttatgtttgtatgtgtgtatgtgttgtgtttgtgtgtgttgtgtgtacgtatgtgtgtttgtgtgttgtgcgtatgtgtgttatgtttgtatgtgtgttgtgtttgtgtgtgtgttgtgtgcgtatgtgtgttgtatttgtgtgttgtgcatgtgcatgtgttgtgtttgtgtgtgttgtgtttgtgcgtgtgttgtgtgtgttgtatttgtgcctgtgtgtgttgtttgtgcgtgttgtatttgtgtgtgtgcataatgtgtgttgtatttgtgtgtgtgcgtgtgtgttgtgtgtgtgcatgtgttgtatttgtgtgcgtgtgtgtgtgtgttgtttgtgcgtgtgttgtgtgttgtatttgtgcatgtgttgtatttgtgtgtgtgtgtgtgttgtgtgtgtgcatgtgttgtatttgtgtgcgtgtgtgtgtgttgtttgtgcgtgtgttgtgtgttgtatttgtgcatgtgttgtatttgtgtgtgtgtgttgtgtgtgtgcatgtgttgtatttgtgtgcgcgtgtgtatgttgtgtgttgtatttgtgcatgtgtgttgtgtttgtgtgcatgtgtgtatgtgttgtatttgtgtgtttgtgttgtgtgcgtatgtgtgttgtatttgtgtgtgttgtgcgcctatgtgtgttgtatttgtgtgtgtgttgtatttgtgcgtgtgtgtgttgtgtttgtgcgtgtgtgcgtgtggtctCCTGTATCCCTAATTATTTGACAGTTGTTTTCcaggaaagtgaaagtgaaagcacGGCTGTTGTTCATTATCTTACCAGCAGATGTCATTGTTACCTGGAACTAAATGTCCCCGTTGTtcagattctttttttaacttattcaGTTTGTACACTTGTAAGATCTCAGATCAGATAATTTTCTGCAGAAATGGTGCAAGAGGAGTTTGTGTCGTGTCACCAGACCGTTGTGTTATAACACATAAACATGCTATAATGAGCTCCGACCCACTGTTAGGTTCATTTCTGGATAACTGAGACGTTTAGTGTTTGTTCTCTTTGGCTGTGGGCCGTGAGTTTAAAGGTTTTTCTCATTAAAtcgtttctctttttttttttttttattaaatgggTTTATTCTCAATAAATCAGTGGTTACGTTTTTACACCATTGATTGTTAACTAGGAATGTTCCTCTTATTTCCCCACAGTGATCACTGAACTGCatccaaaaataaaattcaactaACTTTATTTCATTCAGGTTTAAGtgttgaaaaatatttattgtcgTCCatgcagacttttattttatttcttttaatcagCACAGTAAGAGCACAATGGATTCAGAATAGGATTCGGTTCTTTGTCTCTTTTCCTTCTGTTGCTTTCACATTCAACAGATTCCCACAAGTCACATGACCTACCTTCAACTCTCGAACCATAAAAACCACGTCCGCACTCTTCCTTTATCGCAAACATCTGTGTCTGCTGCACCAAATAGGCACGAAGAATTAATATGTAGGAGACTTTTGGAATTTGACCTTTCTTTTAACTTAACTCAGTGTTTGGAAATTCGATTCTTATCTCAACACCCTGAGAGTGTCCTAAAGTCACACCACGTCTTACTGCCCTGAGCTGCTTTTAATGAAGAAGAAACTACAACCTGTGTGCAGCACTGGGgtaatttattagtttattagttaACACGTCCTAAACTGTCCATCCGAGGGATGATTCTAAAAGTCTTTGCCCCCCTTTTGGTAACTCGGTGAGAACGTGTGCATAAGTTTTATAATTTATCTAGAAAGCAAAACTTTTACTCAGGGCTGCTTCTGAACATTTAAAGGCCTTAAAGCAATcacaatcattttattttattgtattttatatgcaagaaagaaaagaacgaATATTTCAGTACTACAGATGAGGAAAACtttgtaataaacaaaaaataaaagcaactaaAAGAAAAGAACTGTATACGCTCAGAATTAAACCTCTTCAAccatcaaataaattaataaataaatgcgtaaatatgtaataaagctttaaaatcATTTCTGCATTGGTTTTAATACAAAGTGCTTTGTTTGATCTTCAGAAGTTAGAAACCTTCTTAGAACCATTTTTGATTGCATTGTTTTTACACTCAGTTTTAGGGTTTTACAAACCTGTAATGTTTCCCTGAAGAGTAACGAATCTCTACAAGAACCATTTCCAAGAATTCACAATCCACATTAAAGGGTTCTTTTAAACGACTGGATGATTAACGCGTTTTTACTTTCTATTAGAACCCGTTCTGTtaggaaagagagaagcagtttGTCAAGCGTTTTGCTTGGTACATTAACTTCTTACTAGTTCTAATTTTTTAGCTCTCAGGGAAAAACTCCTTAAGGGTTCTTTGGAATAACAGGCAAAGTTTCTCTCCTTGATCAGGAATCAGTGTTGTGGAGTTGTATGTAGACCCTTTTGATATGTTCTCCCCTAGAtatgtgaataaatgtgttatttttttcccttctgcTTTTCAGAGTGCTACAGGAAGAAGAGTTCTGAGAAATTCAGGTGTGTGCAAATAAAAGTCTTTCCAGGAATTTAAAAATACGATGCAGTCCTGTTAAGATGATGGTTACAGGAAATAGAGGAAGTGTCTCTAAACCACATGACTAGTTCTGCTACTCAAAGACAAAACACCAACGATGTGACAGTTcagttctgaccaatcacagttcAGAAATCCACACCAGGTTGTACAAAGATCTACTGGAATCTGGGGGAACTTTTGGGAAAATAGATGTTCAGGAAAGATTTTggcattgttattattagaagGAATTATTTTAGCTCTTTCTGTAAGTCACTTGGTCATCATCTTCCTGCTCTGTTTATTTCAGCATAGAACACAGCCATCACATGACTTCTGGGCTTTGTCTGTTTTTCCTGTTATAAATGATGATTTATCAGAGAACCcaggtgtctctctctctctctcacacacacacacacacacacacacacacacacacacacacacacacacacacaaacacagggcaGAATGATGTAGTCATGAATTTTATTGTACTAGACACAGTGATTCATTAAGGATTTCTTAAGGATTAAGCTTCCCCTTTTATAATATCGTCATGGACCCTCAGAATCCATAACACCTCCATCAGGAATCCTGTACAAGCCTGAAGTAACCAGGACAGAAGGATTATCTGCTGTATTTTATACCCAAAGCCTCGATTAATTACCGATTATTCAGTGGAAATAGATTATGGCTGAAAGGTCTACAAATCCTGCTGCATACCGCCACCTGCTGGTCAGATGAAGGTATTTTCCCAAAATGACTTTAAAATAAGTCTATAGTGCAAACATTAGAGttagaactgaactgaaatgaacaaGAATACAGATTATAAagtaattcaataataaaaacaaaacaccaaatCCATATCAAAACATGTAACTGCCAatcagagttaaaaaaaaatagttataatatttttaatcatttatttatgtatatcttGTATTTTCCCCTCAAAGGAAAATCTGTTTGTTTAAGTTAATTTCCAGTggattgtaataaaaaaaagaaaaataattaaacagatATTTGCTCAGTTACATAAAAAGGAAATACAACAATTTACATTCTTTATAAATACTTGAATATactaaaatatcattttttCTAGCATTGACACGTGTTGTGTAATCCATATATATCAATACTTACATTTGAAAGAAGTAAAGCTAAAGACATATATAATTCTTTAATGTACtgagtatatacacacacacacacagataaaaccCCCCTAAACTCTACATGTGCTTTTGGTTCCCACCCAAACTTCACTCTTATCTCCTGCAGCTTGTTATCAATGACAAAATGCTGGTGAACAAGACACTGACTTTCACCACACTGACTGCTTTCTCTCAACCAGTAAGTAACTCTCATTGTTCATTACGGTTAATAATCATACGTCATAAGACAATGCAGTATTTTAGTGCTACTTTAATAAACCCTGATGgtttgtgagtgttagtgaAACTCTGTGTAACTTTTTTCtgataaattatacattttcttatacaatattatgtatattatatctGAAATGTGCCTAAAATTCAACACATGCAGTATCATTGAAAGGTGATGAGTGGTATAAAATTAAAGAGAGCGGAAaacctttatattttaaacttagttttattttttatttatttttattcacatttatattgCATTCAATGAAAACTCTTGCCGGAACTCGAGTTTTGGAATGTTGTTTAATCCGGCGGCTTTTATAAGACGCACTCTATAACAAAATGTCTGTGGGTTGTGTTACAATTTGTCTGCATGTTCCCTACGTAGGCGCCCTACGTAGGGCGGAAGTCTCGTTCGTTACTGCGCCAGTTCTAGTGCACTTCGGTTTGCACAATCAGGTATTTGGGATGCAGCAATAGTAGTTAGCTGTTCGTAGTTATTTACTTACTATTTAAAGCTAATGCTTTCTGAACTGTTAGCTTGCTGGATGAATTTCTGGCTTTAGCTCGAGTTTATAGAAAAGTTTCACCTTTTTATTGTTATGTTTTActacataaatgtgtaataatgtataatttGGTGATTAGGAGCCTGTCAGTGTTGCTGGAGGACAAAAAGAGGACATTTGTGTAAGAA
Coding sequences within it:
- the socs1a gene encoding suppressor of cytokine signaling 1a encodes the protein MVAHGAVEDTSGTSADRRAPLVHTENRTHFRSFKSESDFKTIVKTTAMLEESGFYWGPMTVEEAHHKLKKEPVGTFLIRDSQQKDIFFTLSYRAPSGPVSVRIHFQSSRFSLMGSKESFETLFQLLEHYSSSAKKSLRWPYRKQRVRSLQELCRKRIIETSGAQAIDQLPVNSVVKGFLHSFPYRL